A single genomic interval of Pyrus communis chromosome 7, drPyrComm1.1, whole genome shotgun sequence harbors:
- the LOC137739841 gene encoding formin-like protein 14 — translation MDEEENVSPPFWLQASDSFRQSNHRRRLGRSSSSVFFSSGAFIFALLAVAVVFIFFIIPSILSFTSQIFRPHLVKKSWDSLNLVLVLFAIVCGFLSRGIGNDNNVSSPTSYDASSSQKFEKLNPSTPRQWYDQYSDRMAYSETTGASTMNRRVRTSSSYPDLRQQESSWNVVRDERWRSYDDTHVAGYRVSDSDQQHQVHRRHRSWHEEPAQFLAQEQVGRVPRTKNIPVDTFVIRTEQVSSSHAQIPANQSDPQPPSPPRTQSPPPPLLPRKTKRTYQAIGEREKSNASDNLEVKKNLPPPPAPPLPPPSPPLWMSKEVENKKTSAGKYSKKKGVATTKEFLITSLRRNKKKQRQKSVENFETLLAAASLAPLSLLPAPSPPPPPPPLPPPSVFHNLFSSKKSNKPKKIIQSIPQPPSPPPLRRITSTARLSKTKAQVWPTTTTQKPPQPVKVSRFSNADDENGNSGGESPLIGIPPPPPLPPFRMPVTKYKVHGDFIMIKSNGSSRSGSPDLDDSDQDSVPSPTTEAASRTPLESGESPTKAMFCPSPDVNTKADTFIARFRAGLKLEKMNSVRARSNLGPHSSEGEEGPSY, via the coding sequence ATGGATGAAGAGGAAAACGTGTCGCCgcccttttggctccaagcctCCGACTCTTTCCGGCAATCCAACCATCGCCGCCGCCTCGGCCGCTCCTCCTCGTCTGTCTTCTTCAGCTCCGGCGCTTTCATTTTCGCCTTGCTTGCTGTAGCtgttgtgtttattttcttcataatCCCATCAATTTTGTCCTTCACTTCTCAAATTTTCAGACCGCATTTGgtgaaaaaaagttgggatTCTCTCAATCTCGTCCTCGTACTCTTCGCAATTGTTTGCGGATTTCTGAGCAGAGGCATCGGCAACGACAACAACGTTAGCAGTCCCACGTCGTACGATGcttcttcttcacaaaaatttgaGAAGTTAAACCCATCAACCCCACGTCAGTGGTACGATCAGTATTCCGATCGGATGGCCTATAGTGAAACCACTGGTGCTAGTACGATGAACAGACGAGTGAGGACCAGCAGCTCGTACCCGGATCTACGCCAACAGGAATCTTCGTGGAATGTGGTTAGGGATGAACGGTGGCGATCCTACGACGATACCCATGTGGCCGGTTATCGGGTTTCGGATTCAGATCAGCAGCATCAGGTCCACCGCCGTCACCGGTCGTGGCATGAAGAACCGGCACAGTTTCTAGCACAAGAACAAGTAGGACGTGTACCACGGACCAAGAACATACCAGTGGACACTTTTGTGATCCGTACAGAGCAAGTTAGTTCTTCACACGCACAAATTCCGGCTAATCAATCCGATCCTCAGCCGCCATCTCCGCCGCGGACACAATCTCCGCCCCCTCCTCTGCTGCCGCGCAAGACAAAGAGGACGTACCAGGCTattggagagagagaaaaatcgAATGCTAGTGACAATTTGgaagtgaagaaaaatttgccCCCACCGCCTGCTCCGCCGTTacctccaccatcaccaccgcTGTGGATGTCGAAGGAGGTTGAGAACAAGAAAACGTCAGCCGGGAAATATTCGAAGAAGAAGGGAGTTGCTACCACTAAAGAATTCTTGATCACGTCATTAAGGAGGAATAAGAAGAAGCAGAGACAAAAGAGCGTCGAAAATTTTGAGACTCTCCTCGCTGCTGCTTCTTTGGCTCCTTTGTCCTTACTTCCGGCGCCCTCACCGCCTCCTCCTCCGCCACCGCTACCGCCGCCTTCTGTTTTTCACAACTTGTTTTCTTCAAAGAAatccaacaaacccaagaaaattATTCAATCAATTCCACAACCGCCATCGCCACCGCCGCTGCGGCGGATCACTTCCACCGCGCGTTTATCGAAAACCAAAGCCCAAGTTTGGCCCACGACGACGACCCAAAAACCACCACAGCCAGTCAAGGTTAGTAGGTTCAGCAATGCGGATGATGAAAATGGTAATAGTGGTGGGGAGTCGCCATTGATTGGAATaccaccgccgccgccgctACCGCCATTTAGAATGCCGGTTACGAAATACAAGGTGCACGGGGACTTTATTATGATCAAAAGCAACGGCAGTTCACGCAGCGGCTCGCCGGATTTGGACGATAGTGATCAGGATTCAGTTCCATCACCGACCACGGAAGCTGCTAGTAGAACTCCACTGGAGAGCGGAGAGTCGCCGACGAAAGCTATGTTCTGTCCGAGCCCGGACGTAAACACCAAAGCTGATACCTTCATTGCAAGGTTCAGAGCTGGTTTGAAGTTGGAGAAGATGAATTCTGTGAGGGCAAGGTCCAATCTAGGCCCACATTCaagtgaaggagaagaaggcCCAAGTTACTAA
- the LOC137739858 gene encoding large ribosomal subunit protein eL20z-like: protein MDQRISTDVVNHRNGDYAPIGDQEDPKLGMFDKRLPCFGCGIGWFSLLLGFVFPVMWYYAAFLYFAKHYQKDPRERIGLEASAVAALICTVAVLITIAVFVIKALFH, encoded by the exons ATGGATCAGA GGATCTCAACAGATGTAGTGAACCATAGAAATGGTGACTATGCTCCCATCGGTGATCAAGAGGACCCGAAATTGGGAATGTTTGACAAACGCCTTCCTTGCTTTGGCTGTGGAATTGGATGGTTTTC CCTTCTGCTTGGATTTGTATTTCCAGTGATGTGGTACTATGCTGCATTTCTTTACTTTGCGAAGCATTATCAGAAAGACCCAAGGGAACGAATTGGACTTGAAGCATCGGCAGTAGCA GCTTTGATATGTACAGTGGCAGTGCTAATAACGATTGCTGTCTTTGTTATCAAGGCTTTGTTTCACTAG